The following are from one region of the Geoalkalibacter subterraneus genome:
- a CDS encoding phosphate/phosphite/phosphonate ABC transporter substrate-binding protein codes for MKARALIGLVLLISCLAGGVFAANLPDGSKQRPLRVLMVPADTGTNDITQDYAPVFNGITKNYGIHFDLKAGNSYAAVVEGMCNDQVDIAWFGASTYGLANEKCGVELLAVDVTQGDSSYYSGVFTRKGNDIKSLADLKGKSMAFGSPNSTSSFNFPVAMLLAGGVDPTTDLSKIIIAGSHSASIAALAEGKVDAAAASYNSFEKAVKNGAIDPGKFAPLAKSQPIPNPPLAMNKGLDSELKKKLRKAFSEIHTKIDPSKIRGYGGKKVDRYDADFDEQKIIAALSKLSAVTKQVKESMLDKAGTR; via the coding sequence ATGAAAGCGAGAGCCCTTATCGGCCTTGTCCTGTTGATTTCCTGCCTCGCTGGAGGGGTATTTGCCGCTAACCTTCCAGATGGGTCTAAACAACGGCCCTTGCGCGTACTCATGGTGCCTGCTGATACCGGCACAAATGACATTACCCAGGACTATGCACCGGTTTTTAACGGTATCACTAAAAATTACGGAATCCACTTTGACCTCAAGGCGGGCAACAGCTATGCGGCTGTCGTCGAAGGGATGTGTAACGATCAGGTCGATATCGCCTGGTTTGGCGCATCGACCTATGGGCTAGCCAACGAAAAATGCGGTGTTGAACTGCTGGCCGTTGATGTCACCCAGGGGGATTCGTCCTACTATTCAGGGGTCTTTACCCGCAAGGGGAATGACATCAAGTCGCTTGCCGATCTGAAGGGAAAAAGCATGGCCTTTGGCAGTCCCAATTCAACCTCATCCTTTAACTTCCCGGTTGCAATGTTGCTCGCCGGGGGAGTTGATCCAACAACTGATCTGAGCAAAATCATCATTGCCGGCTCCCACTCTGCTTCAATCGCTGCTCTTGCCGAAGGCAAAGTTGACGCTGCTGCAGCCTCTTACAATTCCTTCGAAAAAGCCGTCAAAAATGGCGCCATCGATCCGGGGAAATTTGCTCCTCTCGCCAAGTCACAACCGATTCCCAACCCGCCTCTGGCCATGAATAAGGGGCTGGACAGCGAACTGAAGAAGAAGCTGCGTAAAGCCTTCAGTGAGATTCACACCAAGATTGATCCCTCAAAAATTCGTGGTTACGGAGGGAAAAAAGTCGACCGCTACGATGCTGACTTTGACGAGCAGAAAATTATCGCCGCTCTTTCCAAGCTGAGTGCCGTGACCAAGCAGGTCAAGGAAAGCATGCTTGACAAGGCAGGAACGCGTTAA
- the phnE gene encoding phosphonate ABC transporter, permease protein PhnE: protein MNSSSDQSRPWQQWDFHRAITPKNIFIALVLFVLLSISAHNTEIDIAVVKTSKAILSAIGIGESQVLDGAVRFAGKAFPLQIAQRTEVSRVEDFDPENLPLFAYVEFAENREYDVMTNTWSSETVEFLVEPVGYLTKVLKKMWETVEMGFWGTMISIMISLPLGIAASRNYAPFKWVYSLTRGILSFHRSMPELILALFLVLMFGFGPIAGVLALAIHTSGVLGKFFADEIENAPPGPQLALGSSGAGRLKVLYYAVVPHVLPAWIAYVQYIFERNIRTATVLGIVGAGGIGMELKGRWDLFDYGHVATILLIIFITVVLLEAVSQRIRKKTI from the coding sequence GTGAACTCGTCATCCGACCAGAGCAGGCCTTGGCAGCAGTGGGATTTTCACCGCGCAATAACCCCTAAAAATATCTTCATTGCGCTTGTCTTGTTTGTTCTTCTTTCGATTTCAGCTCACAACACCGAGATCGACATCGCTGTCGTCAAAACCTCAAAAGCGATTCTTTCGGCCATCGGAATTGGTGAATCTCAAGTTCTTGATGGGGCCGTCCGTTTCGCCGGCAAGGCGTTTCCACTGCAGATTGCCCAGCGCACGGAAGTTTCGCGGGTGGAAGATTTCGACCCTGAGAATTTGCCGCTTTTTGCCTACGTCGAGTTCGCAGAAAACCGCGAATACGATGTCATGACCAACACCTGGTCATCTGAAACAGTCGAGTTTCTGGTCGAGCCGGTCGGATATCTCACCAAGGTCCTAAAGAAAATGTGGGAGACCGTTGAGATGGGGTTCTGGGGCACCATGATTTCCATCATGATCTCCTTGCCTCTAGGGATTGCCGCCAGCCGGAATTACGCACCCTTCAAGTGGGTCTATTCGCTCACGCGGGGAATATTGAGCTTTCACCGGTCTATGCCGGAACTGATCCTCGCCCTGTTTCTGGTACTTATGTTTGGTTTTGGACCTATTGCGGGTGTTCTGGCGCTGGCGATTCACACCAGTGGAGTTTTGGGGAAATTTTTCGCTGACGAAATCGAAAATGCTCCTCCTGGTCCCCAGTTGGCTCTTGGCTCTTCAGGGGCCGGGCGCTTGAAGGTCCTTTACTACGCGGTCGTGCCGCATGTCCTGCCGGCCTGGATTGCATACGTTCAGTACATTTTTGAACGCAATATCCGTACGGCGACCGTTCTCGGCATCGTCGGTGCCGGTGGCATCGGTATGGAGTTGAAAGGCCGCTGGGACCTGTTCGACTACGGCCATGTCGCAACGATTCTACTGATTATTTTTATAACCGTTGTTCTGCTGGAAGCGGTCTCGCAACGTATCCGCAAAAAGACGATATAG
- the phnG gene encoding phosphonate C-P lyase system protein PhnG, translated as MIERSQWCSVLQALPEEQILSLTKKMMSSWRVWPKVIPQAGLGMLKLNDSALCEPFYLGEFPLATAWIEVETAEGTLAEGAAQIMSDRTELVEALALCDAVLAARLPGWEQVAQLLAEGAAIRARMAAERKQILCRTQVDFSLLDEAGCEDA; from the coding sequence ATGATTGAACGCAGTCAATGGTGCAGTGTCTTGCAGGCGTTGCCCGAAGAACAGATCCTGTCCCTGACAAAAAAGATGATGAGCTCCTGGCGGGTGTGGCCGAAGGTGATTCCCCAGGCCGGCCTGGGAATGCTGAAACTGAACGACAGTGCCCTTTGCGAACCCTTCTACCTGGGGGAATTCCCCCTTGCGACGGCATGGATCGAAGTGGAAACCGCAGAGGGAACCCTTGCCGAAGGCGCTGCCCAGATCATGAGCGATCGCACCGAGCTTGTCGAAGCGCTGGCCTTGTGCGACGCCGTTCTTGCCGCGCGTCTTCCGGGCTGGGAGCAGGTTGCGCAACTGCTGGCCGAAGGCGCAGCGATCCGCGCACGGATGGCGGCGGAAAGGAAGCAGATTCTCTGCCGTACCCAGGTCGATTTCTCGCTGCTGGATGAAGCGGGGTGCGAAGATGCTTGA
- the phnH gene encoding phosphonate C-P lyase system protein PhnH, which produces MLELSLIWKPEIQQQLFRALLNAMARPGSLEESVCTPEGGASGLPVLAMLVDGEVSLADPHQLLQKRDWSLLQASEKSADTADYVLCNGKRTAEFTPKLGTLTSPEQSATLVIAVSDLNSGTTRLKLMGPGIAETTYLHIDGLDTSWIQARQDWVCEFPLGVDLILVSETQLAAIPRTTKVEVL; this is translated from the coding sequence ATGCTTGAGTTGAGTTTGATCTGGAAACCGGAGATACAGCAACAGCTCTTCAGGGCTCTGCTCAACGCCATGGCTCGCCCCGGGTCGCTGGAGGAGAGCGTCTGCACTCCGGAGGGTGGTGCCTCTGGTTTGCCGGTGCTGGCGATGCTGGTGGACGGTGAAGTTTCTCTTGCTGACCCCCATCAGTTGTTACAAAAACGCGACTGGTCGCTCTTGCAAGCCTCAGAAAAATCTGCCGATACGGCCGATTATGTTCTCTGCAATGGAAAAAGAACTGCGGAGTTTACACCTAAGCTCGGCACACTGACCAGTCCGGAGCAGTCGGCCACTCTGGTGATTGCGGTCAGCGACTTAAATTCTGGAACGACCCGTCTGAAACTTATGGGGCCAGGCATTGCCGAGACGACATATCTGCATATTGATGGGCTCGATACGTCCTGGATTCAAGCACGGCAAGACTGGGTGTGCGAGTTTCCCCTCGGCGTCGACCTGATCCTGGTCTCTGAGACACAGCTGGCGGCCATCCCCAGAACGACGAAAGTAGAGGTGCTCTGA
- the phnC gene encoding phosphonate ABC transporter ATP-binding protein, with protein sequence MLRFESVNRTYADGTRAIKDVSLHIKKGEFCVLLGPSGAGKSTLMNMVNGMVEPSSGHVHIGDLELNRKNRVKIQRRIGMIHQQLHLVPRLSVLHNVLAGLLPDVNFWRSLVKSFPFKDQRRAFQLMQEVGLEEKHLKRRASDLSGGQQQRVAIARAFISNPEVVLADEPVASLDPAMSRSVLKSLKSAAQSHGATVICTLHQLDYALEFADRIVALREGEVFFDGHPSDLDLATQDQLYDMTRPAPPRQEKVAA encoded by the coding sequence ATGTTACGTTTTGAATCTGTAAACCGCACTTACGCCGATGGAACCCGAGCGATTAAAGACGTCTCGCTGCACATTAAAAAAGGCGAGTTTTGCGTATTGCTGGGGCCTTCCGGCGCGGGAAAATCAACGTTGATGAATATGGTTAACGGAATGGTCGAGCCATCAAGCGGCCATGTTCATATCGGCGATTTGGAACTCAACAGGAAAAACCGGGTCAAGATTCAGCGCCGAATCGGCATGATTCACCAGCAACTGCACCTGGTTCCTCGGCTGTCCGTTTTACACAATGTCCTCGCGGGCCTGCTTCCGGACGTCAATTTCTGGCGCAGCCTGGTCAAGTCCTTTCCATTTAAAGACCAGCGGCGCGCGTTTCAACTGATGCAGGAAGTTGGTCTCGAAGAAAAGCATCTCAAGCGCAGAGCATCGGATCTTTCAGGAGGGCAACAACAACGGGTGGCGATTGCGCGTGCCTTTATTTCAAACCCGGAAGTTGTGCTCGCAGACGAACCTGTTGCCAGCCTCGATCCCGCCATGAGTCGCAGTGTGCTGAAAAGCTTGAAATCGGCAGCGCAAAGCCATGGCGCGACGGTGATATGCACCCTCCATCAGCTTGACTATGCCCTTGAGTTTGCCGACCGTATCGTCGCCTTGCGAGAAGGAGAAGTTTTTTTTGACGGTCACCCGAGTGACCTCGATCTGGCGACTCAGGATCAACTCTACGACATGACTCGCCCTGCACCGCCAAGACAGGAGAAGGTTGCAGCGTGA
- a CDS encoding carboxypeptidase-like regulatory domain-containing protein: MPSIPVFLALICFAFSFCVPQSGAASSVELSGKVADDKRLPVSGMHVEAWPAGSLALAGEAPHRSAPTDEQGHFTLTLPQGGDYYLLARGEGRFGYYGRNPVRVSSAGLAGVTFGVKGISSGGFDLLPEISQGILGRVVHRGKPVAGTMIHVYLDPSRGFKGMGFAVLGPTDDEGMFEAHLPVGTYYLVARLRRDGSMVGPLRAGDFIGYWNDNPLRVETGQVQRAAISLQEVPDKVVEQADHLFGDISLSGRVVDQQGRPVAGLRVLLYDNPRMLDRPLFVSQPTDADGAYVLSFPEPGRYYLRARSNIGGEPVSGELMGDYVGADGEALKVETGDHLQGIDIKVEALW, encoded by the coding sequence ATGCCTTCAATTCCCGTTTTTCTCGCCCTGATCTGTTTCGCTTTTTCGTTTTGCGTACCGCAATCCGGCGCGGCTTCCTCTGTGGAACTCTCGGGCAAGGTGGCCGATGATAAGCGGCTGCCGGTTTCCGGGATGCACGTCGAGGCCTGGCCCGCGGGCTCTCTGGCCCTGGCCGGCGAAGCCCCCCATCGCAGCGCACCCACGGATGAACAGGGACACTTCACACTCACCCTGCCGCAGGGCGGAGATTATTATCTGCTGGCGCGTGGGGAGGGGCGTTTCGGTTACTATGGGCGCAACCCGGTGCGCGTGTCCTCTGCAGGTCTCGCCGGAGTTACCTTTGGTGTGAAAGGGATTTCGTCCGGCGGGTTTGACCTGCTGCCGGAGATTTCACAGGGGATTCTTGGCCGTGTCGTCCATCGCGGCAAGCCCGTGGCGGGGACGATGATTCATGTCTACCTCGACCCCTCCCGCGGGTTCAAGGGGATGGGGTTTGCCGTGCTTGGGCCAACGGATGACGAAGGAATGTTCGAGGCTCATCTGCCGGTCGGAACCTATTACCTGGTGGCGCGACTGCGCCGGGACGGCTCCATGGTGGGGCCGCTGCGTGCCGGGGATTTTATCGGCTATTGGAATGACAACCCCCTGCGGGTCGAAACCGGTCAGGTTCAAAGAGCGGCCATTTCTCTGCAGGAAGTGCCGGACAAGGTGGTCGAGCAGGCAGATCATCTCTTCGGCGACATCAGCCTCTCCGGTCGGGTTGTCGACCAGCAAGGGCGGCCTGTTGCGGGGTTGCGGGTGCTTCTCTATGACAACCCGCGCATGCTCGATCGTCCATTGTTCGTATCCCAGCCCACCGATGCCGATGGCGCCTATGTGCTCTCGTTCCCCGAGCCTGGACGCTATTATCTGCGTGCGCGCAGCAACATCGGCGGCGAGCCCGTTTCAGGTGAACTGATGGGTGATTACGTGGGAGCGGATGGTGAGGCGCTCAAGGTCGAAACGGGCGATCATCTGCAGGGGATCGACATCAAGGTGGAGGCATTGTGGTAA
- a CDS encoding alpha-D-ribose 1-methylphosphonate 5-phosphate C-P-lyase PhnJ, with the protein MSSAQNFGYLDEYAKKEVRRSALKAVAIPGYQVPYSSREMPMGRGFGTGGLQLTLSLIGPQETLKVIDQGSDDSVNAVNLRSFIEMTCPGIDTTTKTAAASLIQSRHRIPEQPLREDQIIVLQVPYPDPLVLVEPSEDKRKQMHGEMDYSRLLVKLYEDMVRFDEITISHRYPTRINGQYVLDPSPIPRWDVPKMNHAKALILFGAGREKKIYAVPPYTDAEPLVFSDVPFRVEDFTDEAGNRRACRICGCRSSFLDEYNDSRTGETVYQCSDADWCQEFSQSSDLNRGGSHE; encoded by the coding sequence ATGAGCAGTGCACAAAATTTTGGCTATCTGGACGAATATGCCAAGAAGGAAGTTCGGCGCAGCGCCTTGAAAGCGGTGGCGATCCCCGGCTACCAGGTTCCTTATTCCAGTCGGGAAATGCCGATGGGCAGAGGCTTCGGTACCGGCGGCTTGCAGCTGACCCTGTCGCTGATCGGGCCGCAGGAGACTCTCAAAGTGATCGACCAGGGTTCGGATGATTCGGTGAATGCCGTCAACCTGCGCAGCTTTATCGAGATGACCTGCCCCGGCATCGACACAACCACCAAAACAGCCGCAGCCAGCCTGATTCAATCGCGCCACCGGATTCCGGAACAACCGTTGCGCGAGGATCAGATCATCGTGTTGCAGGTTCCCTATCCCGATCCCCTGGTGCTGGTTGAACCGTCAGAAGACAAGCGCAAGCAGATGCATGGCGAAATGGATTATTCACGCCTGCTGGTCAAGCTTTATGAAGATATGGTCCGGTTCGATGAAATTACGATTTCGCATCGTTACCCGACCCGGATCAACGGTCAGTATGTCCTCGACCCGTCGCCGATCCCGCGTTGGGACGTGCCGAAAATGAATCACGCAAAAGCGCTGATTCTGTTCGGTGCCGGGCGGGAGAAAAAAATCTACGCCGTGCCGCCGTACACGGACGCCGAGCCGCTGGTCTTCAGTGATGTTCCCTTCCGCGTCGAAGATTTCACCGACGAGGCGGGCAACCGTCGCGCCTGCCGGATCTGCGGCTGCCGATCAAGCTTTCTGGATGAATACAACGATTCCCGCACCGGGGAGACCGTCTACCAATGTTCCGATGCTGACTGGTGCCAGGAATTCAGCCAGTCCTCAGACCTGAATAGAGGGGGCAGTCATGAATAA
- a CDS encoding AAA family ATPase, which translates to MHRKLSNIFYEVRDPLLEWDDIGGYSEVKQTLREMVCLPLMKPGLISLHNLGLPAGVMMWGPLGTGITMLAEACAREAGVSFVYISGQEMLGKGGELVEAFDCAVHEAPCVLFVSDCEWLAPRAGCDYEWGPGNFRAIPPTFADKDLSRLFIEQVDRINSVANVALMGSCYRIDTVDQALIKEKKRFNRKVFVPPPTADDREGMLEIYLKRMPNLADDVDRRALAEAAEGYVGWDIESLCKRATVNAIKEDARIVTMAHFTKALEEIRPFLTPDMTEKYHRIRTMDCPHHYEF; encoded by the coding sequence ATGCATCGCAAACTGAGCAATATCTTTTATGAAGTTCGTGATCCCCTTCTGGAGTGGGACGATATCGGCGGATATTCGGAAGTCAAGCAGACTCTGCGCGAAATGGTCTGCCTGCCGCTGATGAAGCCGGGATTGATCTCTCTGCACAATCTCGGTCTGCCCGCCGGAGTGATGATGTGGGGCCCTCTGGGGACCGGCATTACCATGCTGGCCGAGGCTTGCGCGCGCGAGGCGGGAGTGTCCTTCGTCTATATCTCCGGGCAGGAGATGCTGGGTAAGGGCGGAGAGCTGGTGGAGGCTTTTGACTGCGCCGTGCACGAAGCGCCCTGCGTGCTGTTTGTCTCGGATTGCGAGTGGCTTGCCCCCCGTGCGGGCTGTGATTACGAGTGGGGGCCGGGAAACTTTCGGGCGATTCCGCCGACCTTTGCCGACAAGGACCTGTCGCGGCTCTTTATCGAACAGGTCGACCGCATTAACAGTGTGGCCAATGTTGCGCTGATGGGGTCCTGCTATCGCATCGATACGGTGGATCAGGCGCTGATCAAGGAGAAAAAGCGCTTTAACCGCAAGGTGTTTGTCCCTCCGCCGACTGCGGATGATCGCGAGGGGATGCTTGAAATCTATCTGAAGCGCATGCCCAATCTGGCGGATGACGTCGACCGGCGCGCCCTGGCCGAGGCGGCTGAAGGCTATGTCGGATGGGATATCGAAAGCCTGTGCAAGCGTGCGACAGTCAATGCCATCAAGGAAGACGCCCGCATTGTGACCATGGCTCATTTCACGAAAGCCCTGGAAGAGATCCGCCCTTTTCTGACCCCCGACATGACGGAGAAGTATCACCGAATCCGCACGATGGACTGTCCCCATCACTATGAATTCTGA
- a CDS encoding IS1595-like element ISGes1 family transposase, translating into MKMNRIQFQAGMSLNQFLADYGTEPQCEAIVEEARWPRGFQCPKCQEQQHSSSRRGRVKVFQCRVCRTQTTLTAATIFHSTKLPLTKWFQAMYFLSQTKNNVSILELRRLVGLSYPASWRMKHKLMQVMYEGESTIRLCGRVEMDDAYLGGENSGGKADRGSENKVPFIAAGQTNEKHHPLYVVFSRVKAFSRAEIKTWADRSLVPATTVVSDGLWCFRSITESGCTQQREIVGPGRKSTDMECFSWVNTILGNLKNAINGTYHAFDFEKYAHRYLGEYQYRFNRRFNLATLLTRMTFAAVNTGKRSERWLRLAEDQC; encoded by the coding sequence GTGAAAATGAATCGAATCCAGTTTCAAGCCGGGATGAGTCTGAACCAGTTCCTTGCCGATTATGGCACTGAGCCCCAGTGTGAGGCGATTGTTGAAGAAGCTCGTTGGCCCCGAGGCTTTCAGTGCCCGAAGTGCCAAGAGCAGCAGCATTCTTCGTCTCGGCGTGGTCGCGTGAAAGTCTTCCAGTGTCGCGTTTGTCGAACTCAGACAACACTGACCGCAGCCACGATTTTTCATTCGACAAAGTTGCCACTGACCAAATGGTTCCAAGCGATGTATTTTCTCAGCCAGACCAAAAACAACGTCTCGATCCTGGAACTGCGGCGCCTTGTTGGCCTGAGTTATCCGGCCTCCTGGCGCATGAAGCACAAGCTCATGCAGGTCATGTATGAGGGCGAAAGCACCATCCGGCTCTGCGGCCGTGTCGAAATGGATGACGCCTACCTTGGAGGCGAAAATTCGGGCGGCAAGGCCGACCGTGGGTCCGAGAACAAAGTCCCCTTTATTGCCGCTGGTCAGACAAACGAGAAGCATCATCCCTTGTATGTTGTTTTCTCCAGGGTCAAAGCGTTCAGCCGTGCTGAGATCAAAACCTGGGCTGATCGCTCACTGGTTCCGGCAACGACCGTGGTCTCTGACGGCCTTTGGTGCTTCAGGTCGATTACCGAGTCTGGCTGCACTCAACAACGTGAAATTGTCGGGCCAGGCCGAAAGAGCACGGATATGGAGTGCTTTTCCTGGGTCAATACCATTTTGGGCAACCTCAAGAATGCGATTAACGGGACGTACCATGCGTTCGACTTCGAGAAATATGCTCACCGTTATCTCGGTGAGTATCAGTACCGATTCAACCGCCGCTTCAATCTTGCAACTTTGCTCACGCGTATGACCTTCGCGGCAGTCAACACAGGCAAACGGTCCGAGCGCTGGCTTCGCTTAGCGGAAGATCAGTGCTAA
- a CDS encoding carbon-phosphorus lyase complex subunit PhnI: MGYVAIKGGGRAIAGTKDVFDHLRTRQGEAGTPLNTDTIEQQLRLLHSRVLSEGGVYAPQLASLALKQAQGDTLEAAFILRAYRSTQPRLTETPLLDTTKMRLTRRISAAFKDIPGGQMLGATTDYHLRMLRMELLKESPEEFRRISRDWFSSAAESDLPDSFPKVLDGLRRQGLLPQPDVAAAEREPFDITREPLIFPVPRSAALATMARAEQGSLLAIAYSNMRGYGDVHPTVAELRVGYLPVLLPHPITGELTEVGEVEMTECEVIAMYEDNADQSKAVFTLGYGACYGHNEVKAISMAILDRALQAGVKSGPRNPSEDPEFVLLHVDGIDSMGFCTHYKMPHYVTFQSDMDRLRTTQKKQTDKEQG, translated from the coding sequence ATGGGATACGTAGCAATCAAGGGTGGTGGCCGGGCCATTGCCGGCACCAAGGATGTTTTTGACCATCTGCGCACCCGGCAGGGAGAAGCAGGAACTCCTCTCAATACCGACACTATCGAGCAGCAGCTGCGGCTGCTGCATAGTCGTGTCCTCTCGGAAGGGGGCGTTTATGCGCCGCAGCTGGCTTCGCTGGCGCTGAAACAGGCCCAGGGGGATACGCTGGAAGCGGCATTCATTTTACGCGCTTACCGTTCAACCCAACCCCGGCTCACCGAAACGCCACTGCTCGACACCACAAAGATGCGTCTGACCCGGCGCATTTCGGCGGCTTTCAAGGATATTCCCGGCGGGCAGATGCTGGGCGCGACAACCGACTATCACCTGCGAATGCTGCGCATGGAGCTGCTCAAGGAGTCGCCGGAAGAGTTCCGCCGGATCAGTCGGGACTGGTTTTCATCGGCCGCAGAGTCTGATCTGCCCGACAGCTTTCCCAAGGTCCTTGACGGGTTGCGGAGGCAGGGCCTGCTCCCCCAGCCAGACGTTGCTGCGGCTGAACGTGAGCCTTTTGATATCACCCGCGAACCGCTGATCTTCCCGGTCCCGCGCTCGGCTGCACTGGCGACAATGGCGCGGGCCGAACAGGGATCTTTACTGGCCATCGCCTATTCGAACATGCGCGGCTACGGAGATGTTCATCCGACGGTCGCCGAGCTGCGGGTCGGCTATCTGCCGGTTCTTCTGCCGCATCCGATCACCGGGGAACTGACCGAAGTGGGCGAAGTTGAAATGACCGAGTGTGAGGTCATCGCCATGTACGAAGACAACGCCGATCAGAGCAAGGCGGTTTTCACGCTTGGTTATGGTGCCTGCTACGGCCACAACGAAGTCAAGGCGATCAGCATGGCGATTCTCGATCGCGCCCTGCAAGCAGGGGTGAAGTCTGGCCCGCGCAACCCGTCGGAAGATCCGGAGTTTGTTCTGCTGCATGTCGACGGCATCGACTCCATGGGCTTTTGCACCCACTACAAGATGCCCCACTACGTGACTTTCCAGTCTGACATGGATCGCTTGCGCACCACCCAGAAAAAACAGACCGACAAGGAGCAGGGTTGA
- the phnF gene encoding phosphonate metabolism transcriptional regulator PhnF, translating to MSVYQIEKGAGCQPAYRQISEKLTKEVQSLYQPGDLLPPENALASLFGVNRHTLRKAVDELVIDGLVQRQHGKGIYVLDTAIKYSIGSRTRFTEALEAQGYSTESQVLDKKVISARGKVAKRLGIAEGEQVIYIESLRKVEGRPFCLISHYLPLAICPELIENYDSGSLHKFLEKSCAINLTRQESLVSTTLPDADEGKKLQMPLRIPILKVKSINIDTKTQIPVEYAVTRFRGDSAELSFKP from the coding sequence ATGTCTGTATATCAAATTGAAAAAGGCGCGGGCTGCCAGCCTGCCTATCGCCAGATCAGCGAAAAGCTGACGAAAGAGGTTCAAAGCCTATATCAGCCGGGCGATCTGTTGCCGCCCGAAAATGCACTGGCGTCGCTGTTTGGGGTCAACCGGCACACACTCCGCAAAGCGGTCGATGAACTGGTAATCGACGGGCTGGTACAGCGTCAACATGGCAAGGGGATCTATGTCCTCGATACTGCGATTAAGTATTCCATCGGCTCACGAACCAGGTTCACCGAAGCGCTTGAGGCTCAAGGATATTCTACCGAAAGCCAGGTGCTGGATAAAAAGGTCATCTCCGCCAGGGGGAAAGTCGCGAAACGGCTTGGAATTGCCGAAGGAGAGCAGGTGATCTATATCGAAAGCCTGCGTAAGGTTGAAGGCAGGCCATTCTGCCTGATCTCTCACTATCTGCCGCTTGCCATCTGCCCTGAGCTGATCGAGAACTACGACAGCGGTTCGTTACATAAATTTCTGGAAAAATCCTGCGCCATAAACCTCACCCGTCAGGAAAGTCTGGTGAGCACGACTCTGCCTGATGCTGACGAAGGGAAGAAGCTGCAGATGCCTCTGCGGATACCGATCCTGAAAGTCAAAAGTATCAACATCGATACCAAGACCCAAATACCTGTCGAATATGCGGTGACGCGGTTTCGTGGTGATTCCGCAGAACTGAGCTTTAAACCGTAA
- a CDS encoding permease, translated as MPDSALTQFLSVIDEEIRRMWWFFLLACLLVGIIKGYKLDLKIRHAVNRSGFWGILIAIAVGMVSPLCACGILPVVISLALMGTPLPPLMALLATSPTMGPDALLLTWRGLGSDLATWKIIGSGVLGLCAGAVTLMLESRGWLNSDLVRLKPVYREDGTLASAHEVGKAHGIKLKTMTVEPRANRARFIFDRTVDAALFTGKFLLLAIVLEALLVTFVPISWITVLVGQPGIQSLVAASLIGLPLPSNQIPLIPILAGLIERGIDPGAALTLLLAGPVTSLPAIIALWGMFHRRVVGVFLAVGLCASIGVGWIYQLTL; from the coding sequence GTGCCTGATTCAGCCCTGACCCAATTTCTGTCGGTAATCGACGAAGAAATCCGCCGCATGTGGTGGTTTTTTCTGCTGGCCTGCCTGCTGGTCGGCATCATCAAGGGGTACAAACTCGATCTCAAAATCCGCCATGCGGTCAACCGCAGCGGATTCTGGGGGATCCTGATCGCCATTGCGGTCGGCATGGTCTCTCCGCTGTGCGCCTGCGGCATTCTGCCCGTGGTGATTTCTCTGGCGCTGATGGGGACACCGCTGCCGCCGCTGATGGCCTTGCTGGCAACCTCTCCGACCATGGGGCCCGATGCGCTGCTGCTGACCTGGCGCGGGCTGGGCAGCGATCTGGCGACCTGGAAAATCATCGGTTCCGGCGTGCTCGGCCTGTGTGCCGGAGCCGTTACGCTGATGCTGGAGAGTCGCGGCTGGCTCAACAGCGACCTGGTGCGGCTCAAGCCCGTCTACCGGGAGGATGGCACGCTGGCCAGCGCCCATGAAGTGGGAAAGGCCCATGGGATCAAGCTTAAAACCATGACGGTTGAGCCTCGTGCGAACCGGGCCCGGTTTATTTTTGACCGCACCGTCGATGCGGCCTTGTTCACCGGGAAGTTTCTGCTGCTGGCGATAGTGCTGGAGGCGCTGCTGGTGACCTTTGTGCCGATCTCCTGGATCACCGTACTGGTGGGACAGCCCGGCATTCAGTCCCTGGTGGCCGCATCCCTGATCGGCCTGCCGCTGCCAAGCAATCAGATCCCCCTCATCCCGATCCTGGCCGGACTCATCGAGCGCGGCATCGATCCGGGGGCGGCGCTGACTCTGCTGCTTGCCGGCCCGGTCACCAGCCTGCCTGCGATCATTGCCCTGTGGGGGATGTTTCATCGCCGCGTGGTTGGAGTCTTTCTGGCGGTCGGCCTGTGCGCGTCAATCGGAGTGGGCTGGATTTATCAGCTGACCCTCTGA